A window of Luteitalea sp. contains these coding sequences:
- a CDS encoding Uma2 family endonuclease: MDGKGLRRRATYDDLLQVPDHLVAEIIDGVLYTSPRPAFRHSRAGSKLGMDLAPFDESGGELGGWWILDEPELHFGSDVVVPDLAGWRVERMPELPDVTFSTLAPDWVCEVLSPSTARLDRDKKLGVDGRVHVRHLWLLDPIAKTLEVLVLVGSRWTLQTTYRDNERVRAVPFDAIEIEMAGLWAEARTTPARR, translated from the coding sequence ATGGATGGTAAGGGCTTGCGGCGGCGGGCGACCTACGATGACCTCCTGCAGGTACCGGATCATCTGGTCGCGGAAATTATCGATGGCGTGCTGTACACGTCGCCGCGACCGGCGTTCCGACACTCGCGCGCGGGCTCCAAACTTGGTATGGATCTCGCCCCGTTCGATGAAAGTGGTGGTGAGCTTGGTGGCTGGTGGATTCTGGACGAGCCAGAGCTCCATTTCGGTTCGGACGTGGTCGTCCCGGATCTCGCTGGCTGGCGCGTCGAGCGGATGCCAGAGCTCCCGGACGTGACCTTCTCCACGCTTGCGCCGGACTGGGTCTGTGAGGTTCTATCGCCGTCGACCGCACGACTCGATCGGGACAAGAAGCTTGGCGTCGACGGACGGGTGCACGTACGGCACCTGTGGCTGCTCGATCCGATTGCCAAGACGCTCGAAGTCCTGGTCCTCGTCGGATCTCGCTGGACGCTCCAGACCACCTACAGGGACAACGAGCGCGTCCGCGCCGTGCCCTTCGACGCCATCGAGATCGAGATGGCCGGCTTGTGGGCTGAAGCTCGGACTACCCCTGCGCGCCGCTGA
- a CDS encoding LysR family transcriptional regulator, with product MDLRDLKTFLVVAEERSFVRAAERLGCSQPAVTFAVQRLEASVHQPLFLRRAKPPDLTDAGRILLDYARRLCRIRQEATFAMADLRGAAHGALRLGLNDSFVPFVVSVLDRFGLHHPGVRVELRRGRSVDLVAGVSCGDLHGALFSFAPPNRHLSAVPLGRDRIVLVTAPSHPLAAKACVCLDDLAAERLIAHSEPSSLRALVLKTCDQRGLSLQMTALLPTLEAMKQAVTLGMGVTILPLRTVLQDIAEGRLRGIPIAESWAEEEIWFAHSGEHALPAVGQVFVELLRELSEKALAPCSPVVPRSRHPTTIAVARAAVAARSRRASPHRTAARPSSRSG from the coding sequence ATGGATCTCCGTGATCTGAAGACGTTTCTCGTGGTAGCGGAGGAACGAAGCTTCGTACGGGCGGCCGAGCGACTGGGTTGCTCGCAGCCTGCCGTGACCTTCGCGGTCCAGCGGCTCGAAGCGTCGGTACATCAGCCGCTCTTTCTCAGGCGAGCGAAGCCCCCTGACCTGACGGACGCTGGCAGAATCCTGTTGGACTATGCGCGACGGCTGTGCCGGATTCGGCAGGAAGCGACGTTTGCGATGGCCGATCTTCGTGGCGCCGCCCACGGTGCCCTCCGCCTCGGCTTGAACGATTCGTTCGTGCCGTTTGTGGTCTCGGTCCTCGATCGCTTCGGCCTACATCATCCGGGCGTACGTGTCGAGCTGCGCCGGGGGCGGTCGGTGGATCTTGTGGCCGGTGTAAGCTGCGGAGACTTACACGGCGCTCTCTTCAGCTTCGCCCCGCCTAACAGGCACCTGTCGGCCGTGCCGCTGGGACGTGACCGCATCGTCCTCGTGACCGCACCGAGCCACCCGCTGGCCGCGAAGGCCTGCGTCTGCCTGGACGACCTCGCGGCCGAACGGCTCATCGCGCACAGCGAGCCCTCTTCTCTGCGAGCCCTCGTCCTCAAGACCTGTGACCAACGCGGCCTCTCGCTACAGATGACCGCGCTCTTGCCCACGCTGGAGGCGATGAAACAAGCTGTGACGCTCGGTATGGGTGTGACGATCCTGCCACTACGGACCGTCCTGCAGGACATCGCAGAGGGGCGGCTGCGAGGCATCCCGATCGCTGAATCTTGGGCGGAGGAGGAGATCTGGTTCGCGCACAGTGGTGAGCACGCCCTCCCAGCCGTTGGGCAGGTCTTCGTTGAGCTGCTACGCGAGCTCAGTGAGAAAGCCCTCGCGCCCTGTTCACCTGTTGTGCCACGGAGTCGTCATCCCACCACCATTGCCGTGGCGCGGGCCGCGGTTGCGGCCAGATCTCGTAGAGCGTCTCCGCATCGTACAGCCGCCCGCCCTTCATCACGTAGCGGATAG